The sequence below is a genomic window from Lolium perenne isolate Kyuss_39 chromosome 7, Kyuss_2.0, whole genome shotgun sequence.
ACTTGAATCCTCAATTTTCTCAAATAAGAACACAAATCATTCGTTCACGCTGATAAATGAGAACCTAAGATTGTTGAATGCGCCGTGAACGATATGTGTTGCTCCAGCCGGCCCCAAATAGGTGGTGTATAAATTTGGTAAAAAACTCAATCCTTTCTAAACTTGACAAGATATATGGAATGCAAGTATTAAAaactatgatcttgcatgcttgaaTGTCTACTATGCCCATAATAAAGGAGTGTAAATTCCAAGAACCCTTTTTTTTGAAATATTTCCAAGAACCCTTTTTTAGACCAAAAAAAAGAGGACATTTTTTCAGTGTAAAAAAACTGATGGATACCTTCTGGGCCTTCTTAGCTGGACCTGCATTTTGTGCTGAGGAGAGCTTTGGGCCTGCAAATCTGGAATCACACGCGGGCTTAGCTAGACGCAGCGCCAGTGAGTGAGCCAGATCCACCTGCCGGCGCAGACTCTCTCCCCAACCCACCAGACCCAGCGAGGCGACACCGGCGGCGAGGAGGcaggacgacggcggcggcgatggccggcggcGCGCACGGCGGCACCACCTACAAGGGCTACACCATCCCCCACAACAAGCGCTGGCACACCGTCGTCGGCAAGGGCCTCTGCGCCACCATGTGGTACCTACCTACCCCTCCTCGATCCCCTTTCCGCCTTCTCCTCCGCGACCCCCCGATGCTCCTCTGCGGATGGGTTTCCTCTAGGTTATGGCAGGTTGGGCCGGGAACAGCTTGTATCAGATCGGCTGGTTCTGTTTGCTCCGAGGTTATGCGTACGGGGATCTAGAGCTGGACCCCGGACGCGTGCTGTTTACCCCGATCTGATTCTCTCCTGCCCATGCGTTTTGCTGTCGGCGCCGCAGCGGCGACCTCTAGCAAATGTACTTGGAGAGTGGAGAGCGAGTTTCGCATGGATTGGTTAAAATTTGGGTCTTTAGGTGCTTACTCTAGGTATGCGATTGCGGCCACCTTCAGTGGCTTTGGAGTGTGCCATTTTACCGGTTTCCAGCCTTGTGCCTGACCATGCAAGTAGAGAACAATAAGAAAGCAAGGTTCAGGTTCTTCAGTATGAAAATCTAGTGTCGTGATTTGATTTTGAACAAGATGGTGCTCGTGCAATTCTCTCTCCTGTCGAGAGAAAGATGTGCCTGCTGTCAATAGCATATATGTTTAACACGTTTGCATCTTGTTTTGCATAGCGCCTGGAATCTGAATCGTGCCGAACCATTCACTTGCAATTGAACAGCAAATACTGATAGTTAAGAAAGGCCAGTGAGTATCAGCACCACAACCACAGTACATATGAAACCAAAAtgcgtactccctccgtcccggtttATAGGTCCTGCGAGTATCCCTAGGTTGTAAATTTGACAGACGTAATACAAGATATATATTACAAAACATATATCATTAAAAATTTCAGatgttctactttctaatgatataagttTTGTTTTGGAAAATTTATATATGTTGGTTAAATTGACGATCTAGGGATGCGCACTGGCCCTATAAACCGAGATGGAGGGAGTAGATTTCTGAGAAATAATAGACATAGCCCAATAGACATGTATGATAGCAAAGTCTTCAGTTCTGGTCACTGTTTTGCACTTTTCTTCTGCTTCTGTCTCGAACTCCAGATCCTGCTTGAATATGTTACCATGGGTCCACACTAAAATTCGTTCAAGAGACTGTAAAATACCAAACTTGACTGTATGTCTCTAAAACTAAAGCGTTGCATCACTGATTTATTCATGGTTTTTAAGGCGTCCGCCTTAGGACACCTAGGCGGCGCGTAGGCGATAGAGCCCCCTTCCCCCAACGGCCTTACCGCTTTTCCTGCGTTTGGTTCGCTTTAGGCGCTTAGGCGGGCACTTAGGCAGTAGAGCGCCAACCAGTGCTTTAGGACACCTTACTGCCTTAAAAATGCTGGATTTATGTTGATTGTGTCGCTCCTCTCTGATCTTAAGCTTATCCAAGTATGTTTTTATGTCCACACTATCATTTATTTTAAGAAAATCTTGCTACTCGTGCCAACAATGAGTTGGAGCATTATTGGTACAAACGCGCCATTTTGGGGATCTAGAGTCGGAGCCACAGATTTTTCATCCGATCTCGTTCTGTCTGGCCTGTGCGATTTGCCGGTTGCTGTGTCATTGGCTTAGCGGTGATTATGGTAGCTGCACTAGAGTTTCATGGGGTGTTCTGTGTACTAGCACGGTGGATGTGGCCAGCTGGCTGGCAACAGGGCCAATGCAACTGAACATATTGCAGCAGCAGAAGGTCACGTGTTGGGGAGAGACATGCAACAGGAAGCAAATGGAAGGGAGTAGAGTCTTTTAGGAAGTAGTGTTGTATTAGGAAGTTTAGGATTACAGTAGTCTAATTCATTAGGAGTTCGTATTGTGTTAGGAAATGACAGGAGCCTTCGCATCCACTACATAAGGATGTCATGTATCTAGGTTTTAGCCATGCAAGAACAGTCAATCTAATATATGCCTGGTTATTCTCCCTTCTAAACCTATGTGTACCCAATCTCTCGCAACCACGCTGTCTGGCTATCTTCTGCACAATAGTTATCCCGTTGTGGATCTAAGTCCACAACATTGGGAGTTATAGAAATCTAGGCCTTTAGGTTCTTACCTTACGTATGTAATTGTAACCACCTTCAGTTGCTTCTTCAACTGTAGTGTGACCCTGAAGCTTGTCATTTTATCAGTTTTGAACCTAACTTAAAACCACACAAGCAGGGAACAATAAGAAAACAAGAAGATGGACATCGTCCATGTTCAGAGTACATGTTTCAGTATGAATATCTTGTGCTGAAGTGTTCACACATTAACTTTCAACATGGGACTATGCAGTTACTGATATATCCTTACAGAAAATCTAGCAGATCCCCAGTATCCCAAACCTGGATATCGCGGATCGGGTACCCCTGATACAGGTTCACGGTTCAGAAATCTCAACACGCAGAACAGGAACCGGATATCTTATACTCGGATATTTTTCAAAAAATATTCGCGCGATATTTCGACACAAAAGCGGACATTCCATTGCAAACTGATGACATAGTTCATCTCATACACGCAGGAATAAACGAATCTAGACAAGCTAGATTCGTATAGAAATAACCCTCACTGGACGGCCTAGGCGGCGTCTTTGCAGCGGCGCTCACTGAAGGGCCTAGGCGTCGTCGTCGGAGTGGCGCTCACCGGAGGGGGAGCCGGAGGTTGCATGAAACCATGCCCGATCTCCAGACTTTGAAGGACAGCCTCCTGAAGGTCAAGCTCCTCCTTCGCCTCGTCCACACTGGGTTGCAAGGCCATGCCCGCGGGATTCTCCCTTGCCGCCTCCTTTGCCTCCACGAAATCCGGCAACGCGTCCTGGCTCGCTTTGACCTGCGGCAGCATCACGTTGTTGAGAAGCTCCCAGCTGGGGTCGCGCCATGCCCTCGGATTTCTCCGGGAAAGGCTGCCGTGGGCACTCGCCTGCCATGGCTCCACGGGCGGAGCAGGTTGCGCGTGGGAGCTCCCCACCTCCGCATAGttgccccccccccacacacacaccgtGGGGCGCCGCGGCCACGCTCTCTCGCGACTGTCCTTGGTGTCGGGGAACCCGTCCCAAATCGGGGATGCCACGATATGGCGGGAAAAGTTGCCGTGGGCATGGGCCTGCTCCTGAGGCGCTTCCGTTTTGCCTCATCGTCGGATGATGGGCTACGTGGCCTCGATCAGCGGCGAGCCGGGGCTGCTCCGTTGGCCATTGTGGGCTAGATTGCTCGCTGTTGGGGAAATGTGGGGGAGGCGGAGCGGTGAGAAATTGCGGCGGAGGGTTTGGGGTAATGTAACCCTAAATCTCCGACGGTACTGTTGTTTTGTACAAGATTTTGGTCAAATAATGCACTAGGGGTAAAAGCATCTTTTTATGTATGAATTTAACTTCTTTACTGCTCAAAATGAAGTAGAGTGTCATATAAGCCAAGAAATTTTGACAAAGAGTCAAATAAGGAAGGAAAAGTTTTGAAGTGTTAAATAGGGAATCATATTTTGAAGTAATgtcaaataaggaattctctcaCAAAACAGTCCAATCCTGGGAAAAGACCGGGGTTATCCGATTCCGTGCCGTTTATCAGGATCTGCTAGGGTTGCTCTTATGACCTCATGTCAAGGGAAAATGGTGTAAGGGTCCGTCTTTTGCACATTCATTTACTTAACACTTGGAATCTGAAATATGCTCTTATTTTAAGCTCTGATTTTTAGCTTACCCAAGTATAGTTTTCCTTGGAAATATATTCAGCTCCAGTTATTCTAATAGTGCACTTTTGCCGTATTTTCACCTTCATAACCAAAGGTTCCTGTCTACAGGTTTTGGATTTTCTACAGGGCTAAGCAGGACGGTGCTGTGCTCTTGGTAATTCTCTATTACCTTCGATTTTGCTGCTTGCACTCTACTCATGGTCTTGGTTTACTCGCGTACATGTTTTATAGTTACTGATGTTTTCAGGGTCTGCGCCATCCTTGGGATGGGCACGACGATCATTCTAATGGTCATGGACATGCACATGAGCATGAGGTATTAGCTTCAGACTACATCCTGTAGTAGTAAAATTCATATAGCTCTTTGGTTACAGACCGAAAGATTTCTGCTGCTTGATTCCTGTTCTTGTTAATAATCTGTTTGTCATCTTACCTGTCTTCTATGTTGCTATTTAGTTTCTTTCCAATCTGCAACATTTTAGCAAGTTTATATTTTACAGGTAGTCACAATTTAGAAAAGCACGTCTAGTATGTGTCGGAGTTGCATAATCATTTCAATGACATGATTGTGTATCACTAATTGACATACTATGCTGATATGTGCCGGAAATCAGCTAGTACATGCATGCTCATTTCCTACCTCCTAAAACCTGCATTTGGAAAATGCCATGCTGTAttgtgacaacaacaacaacaaacagCTATTGCTGGTGTTCTAGGTGTGTTAAATATGTTTGCTACTAGCATGCCTTGTGGATGTTGTACAAGATAAGGCAATGCAATGCTTTGTTTTGCTGTTGTACAGAATAAGGGAATATAGAAACTCTTGTCTTGATGGAGTCTCTTTCCAGTCTGCAAGTGTTATCAAGTTTAGACACTTGTTGATACGTAGTGATGTCATGACTTTGAAAAGCGGGTCTAGTACGTGTCCGAGTTGCATAATCATTGCAATGGCATCTTTGTGCTACTTAAATTAGTGAATGTCAGTAATCAGTACCAACTCGTTACTGCTGATGCTGCTAGTTCTTGCTTTAGATAGCTGTTCCATGCATCATAGTTTTATGTCATGCTCACTTCCTCCTAAAACCTGCATTTAGAAGATGCCACGTCTCATTGTGTCAGACAATGTTCTATACTTGGTTCTGTTTGCTATTAGCAAGTCCAGGGCAAGCCAATGCAATCCCTTTTCGCTTTTGAGGAGACAAGCATAAGATGGAACAATTGTTTACCTTGCTGCTGTGAACTCATGTACCCTATTtcttttgcacaggcctcttcgtCATCATCGCCATCTCATTGATCGGCTGCTCCTTCATGTGTTTCGGCAAGAGTCTCCGCCAATAAAGGAAGCACACCGTTATATTTCACCCATGTTTGCTACTTTCTCTTAGCACACAAACTGGCTTTATTAGTGTGGTGCTTGATTATATGTAACTTGCTTTGGAGCTGGCCTCGGCGGGAAGCCAATGCTGCGAGCAACAGTTCTTTATATGTGTGTTGATTATTACCATCGTTacagtttttcttttcttttctgtcgCCGAGGTTTATATCCTCTGACAAGTAAAATCCATGCAGTACCTATGGAATCACTGAATGTGGATTGCAAGTGGAATGCATGGAAGATGGGTGGCAAACTGGCAAAGCTATGTTGTACGTATGTTTCCTTCTTTCTTTCGATACAGTCCAGTCTCAGTTCGGTTCATGTGCCTGGAAGGTGGTGTCGCTGTGGCCATCGTTGGTCAAAAAAGCTTTCAAAATTGGTGCCACACATGAGAGAATCTTCTTACAAGTGTGGTTGCAAAACAAGCCGGGGCCAATAGGAAATCCTCTAAAATGTATATTTCAAATTGTCTAaaatttctgattttttttcaggATGTACATCTTGACATTCTTCACACAATAAGTTCCGCAAAGAAATAGTAACATTTTTTATGGCCCGTGGAAAAAAGATATTTTTTGGTGATCCAAAATAGCTTTTCATGTTACATGATTTTTTTTACGTGGGTCACACAAATTTGTTTCCACAGACTTTTGTGAGTGAACATAGAATGTTCTAAAGTGCATCTAGggttttttccagaattttttaACATACTAAAATAAATCTAAAATGCATATTTATTAATAGGTGCATTTTAGACTAATTGGGATAGGCTTGTCTAACTTGTGGTGTTGTACCATAGAACGCAGTGTTAAGGCGCATTCGGTTCTTCGGCCAATTTTGGCGTTCCATACTGGCAATGTGTGTTTGGATGCTAGCTCGTCCAAAACCAACTCAAGGTTAAAAAGTGGACTTCGTGAACGATTTTCTAGCGAGAAAATTGCGCATACCAGCAACCCTTGGGGTAGAGTTTGCGCAAACCAGTGACTCAAGTTTGTTTTTGTGCAGACCAGCGACTCTGGTTCTGATTCGTTGCAAGCAGCTGTAATGATTAGGTTATGTGGTTAATAAAGCAAATGATGAAAGAAGACCTACTTTATTAGGACATCTTCTATATAACTGACCGCTTTTCGAGCTGTTTAGGTCTGGATGCAGCGACTTGTGGACATGAAATAGGCCACGGTCTATTGGCTGCTGGTAGCGGTCCCAATGGCTAAAATCGTAAAAAAAAGCCTGTATTAAAATTAAAAACATAAAGATAAATCCACCCGTACCTTGTTATTTTTCGGGCTAGGCTAAAAAAACAAGAAGCTAAAAGTCTAGGCCTGAGCcctgcccggcccggcccgactgtCGGGCCAAGAATTCAGGCCCAAGCCAAGCCCAAAGCCCGAAGCCCAAAAAAATCTGGCCCAGCCCAAAGCTTGAATTCTTGGCCCTACGGTGTGCTCCGCATCGTCGTTGGAGTCTGTGTCGAGCTCCCACCTTCACCGGGAGTGATTGGGGGGCCTCCCATGGCAGCAAACACGAGGACTACATCGTTCAGCAATGACGACGAAAGCAAGAGCAGTCCCAGCGGTAGCGACGAGGCAACCATCACTACAACAGTCCCCTCGTTTTCCCCGATTCCACTTCACTGCTTCCGTTGAGCTGGAGCCTATAGAAGGCGGGAGCTTCGCCAGAAGGCTGGAGACGCGgctcacggaggaggtggccacacaacagtacCACACGGAGCAGGCAGCCGCTCCAACTCCCGTGACGTCATCGCTTGACCTTGGGATGGATAGAGAGAGGACACCGAGAAGATACCGGATCTGGTCGTGGTGGAGGCGGAGCTGGCCGGAGGTGGGAGATTAAGGCGCGGCGGTGATCCTTTTCCTGTCACCATGGTCACGGGAGCAAATTACTCTTGgagttgctggtccgtggaaaaaTAAATTGGAGTCGCCGGTTTGCGCAAAGTTTGCCACTAGAGTTGCTGGTACTTGTAATTTTGTCGGCCCTGGACAAAGTTCCGTCCAAACCATCCATTTCCGAATATCGTCGGATTTTAGACGTTTGTAGGATATTACCATTGGACACGTCCCAATTTACTTTGCAATTCATAAAACTCACGAAATGATTTTCATCTTTTTTAATAAAGAGAGCATTAGAGTTCTAGTGTCAAAAATCCATACTCTATTAGCATTAGGCTCACCCCGTTAGGTCAGCGGATAAAGTGAACCCAATAATCAGATGTCATGTTAAGTGGTCATTAGAGCTCTCTGCAATATTCTCTCCAAGAGTCACTGGTCTGCGCAACGAAAATTCTAAGTCACTTGCTTGTGCAACATCCTCTCCAAGAGTTGCTCGCCCTTGCAATTTCCTCCTTTCTAGCCGAGCAACACAAAGTTTAgtttgtttggttgtgggcaCCATCTGCGAAGTCGGGCACCATGCTGGCCCCACACAAAGACCACCATGCTACATGGCCAATAGTGGACAAGGCAGTTACACTACCTAGGTGCAAGATGGCTGAATATGACACACCTAAGACTTCGGCATGGCACAACAAGGTCGATGATGAGGGTGGCTACACCTACACGGCGTGCCTCCACGATGATGAAAAGATGGACTCATGTACTTGATGATCAAGAGGTGAAGTTAGAGCAACACCTTACAGTATACTAACAAGTTCTTTATTTATCCATCTATCTCCACATTCGGGCTTGGCTGACTGGCAACTTCTACGCCGAGATTCACGCCTTTGGTTACCATCTCTTAGAGACCGCGCACACCTACAACATGGCGGCGTGGCGGCTTGGCAGTCCGCGCCGCGCCATGAATTTCCACGACGTCAACTCTGCCGCCTAAGCAGAGATGTTGACACCCCCACCACGCCTCATCACCGACGAGGAGAGGCAGGGCACCGCCAGCTCCAGCGTCGGCTCACCATCGCCGAGGCAGACAAGCGCGCCATGGCAACGTGGTGTGAGAACTACCCCAAGATGCCGTCGACAAGGAGGAGTTCTTCGCCCGGAAGCAGGCGGAGAACAAGGCCGCGAGGGTGGCGAAGCGAGCGTGCGAAAAGAACTTCATCCCGACGCAGCTGGAAGACCCGAGAAATTATTTGCGGCGCTGTTTTTTAGCTTGTATGGTGAAGCACTCCTTTCCGCGCACGAAGCAGTCCACTGAGgcggcgcctgttggagatgctgttGGTTGCCGTATGCTAGCGGGTTCAGTTTATCAATTAGGAAAGGATGTCCTGGTTTAGCGTTACTGTAGCAGCACTCGAGTTTGATTCAGACTTAGTATACGCGAGTATGGTATAGTTAGAGTTCGGATATGACTCGTGGAGCTGGTTTTGCATGCATATAAGCATACTTGCCGGTTGAGTTTGTGACGTAAGATTTAACAGAGAAAGAACAAGCGACGGCGCGCAGGTGCCTTTGGCCAAGAATATCCTGTCGATTCGATCGATTCTTGGGCGAAACCCAAGACATTGTCCAAGATCGGCCCTACTGGGTCTGCTCCATCCATCGCCTGCACccaaatcccccaccaatggagggCCACGTCGACGACGAGATCACCGGCCTCGCTGCTGCCTGCGATAGGCGGCGGCGCTCCCAGGCCCCACAAGACGACGACATCGCCCGCCTCGCCGCCGGCTGCGATCGGCGGCGGCGCTCCCAGGTCCCGCGAGATGGCAGTCGCTGGTCGAAGCTCCCCAAGGACGTCCTGGACGAGGTCATCTGCCGCCTCCCGTCCTTCAGCGCCCGCCTCAACTTTGCCGCCGTCTGCCGCTACTGGCACGACGCAGAGCGGCAACACCTGCCCTACTCCGTGCCCAAGATCTGCCTAGCGCTCCCAGACGGGAGCTTCTTCACCTTCCGGCACGGCTCCTCCTCCGTCTTGATGCCCCGAGATACCAGCTTATCTTGTGGCTCCTACCGCGGTGCTTCCGGCAGCCAACTTCTGTGTGACACCGACGACCGTGGCGTGTACAGCCTGGTGAACCCTTTCATTCTGTCAAGAAAGAGGCGGCTTCCTGCCCCGTCTGGCATTCGCCTCCACGAGGAGGACGAGCCGGCTCCCGAGGGAGGCTACTTTACCGAGGAGATGCCCGTGCGAAAGCTGGTGGTGTGCCCGGAAGGTGGCCTCGTCGCGGCCATCATCGGCCACGAGCGTTCC
It includes:
- the LOC127312947 gene encoding NADH dehydrogenase [ubiquinone] 1 beta subcomplex subunit 2 isoform X1 — protein: MAGGAHGGTTYKGYTIPHNKRWHTVVGKGLCATMWFWIFYRAKQDGAVLLGLRHPWDGHDDHSNGHGHAHEHEASSSSSPSH
- the LOC127312947 gene encoding NADH dehydrogenase [ubiquinone] 1 beta subcomplex subunit 2 isoform X2, encoding MAGGAHGGTTYKGYTIPHNKRWHTVVGKGLCATMWFWIFYRAKQDGAVLLGLRHPWDGHDDHSNGHGHAHEHEASSSSSPSH